A single region of the Glycine max cultivar Williams 82 chromosome 20, Glycine_max_v4.0, whole genome shotgun sequence genome encodes:
- the LOC100779388 gene encoding uncharacterized protein yields MASNPSLLPEIGPDGLAKEAPVIGYTEKIIEAEQLQLQKYIQENYSKIRNVERELANLSLEMKLTAGPKKAALEHLRKKIEESTERIRVAKLKEEQARKVWESASKVVRDEEALKQKLCEDLSNLVQESSNSQFARLEELKRRLEALNPTRASTNLYHDGRSGASSQDSTPQPGSSVPNAKETNEGSTESVPNQSNGQQVAVQNGPNQQPNEGEGRSKRKVNFQPKGKGIGAVAKGRSSTPGWTGAGFDVDGRT; encoded by the exons ATGGCTTCGAACCCTTCGCTTCTCCCTGAGATCGGACCCGATGGTCTCGCTAAAGAAGCTCCCGTCATCGGCTACACCGAGAAG ATCATCGAAGCAGAACAGCTTCAATTGCAGAA ATACATTCAAGAAAACTATTCTAAAATTCGCAATGTGGAGCGTGAGCTTGCAAATCTTTCACTGGAGATGAAACTTACAGCTGGGCCAAAAAAAGCAG CTCTTGAAcatttgagaaagaaaatagaggaatcaacagaaagAATTCGTGTGGCCAAGCTAAAGGAAGAACAGGCACGGAAG GTGTGGGAATCAGCATCAAAAGTAGTAAGAGATGAGGAAGCATTAAAGCAAAAGTTATGTGAAGACTTGAGTAATCTG GTTCAAGAGAGCAGTAACTCTCAGTTTGCTCGGCTGGAGGAATTAAAAAGAAGATTGGAAGCTTTGAATCCAACTCGTGCATCAACTAATCTTTATCAT GATGGAAGATCAGGAGCGTCTTCTCAGGATAGTACACCCCAACCTGGTTCCTCTGTTCCCAATGCAAAGGAAACAAATGAGGGATCAACCGAGAGTGTTCCCAACCAAAGTAATGGTCAGCAAGTTGCAGTGCAAAATGGGCCTAATCAGCAGCCTAATGAAGGCGAAGGAAGAAGTAAAAGGAAAGTCAACTTCCAACCAAAAGGAAAGGGAATTGGTGCTGTGGCCAAGGGTAGATCTTCAACTCCTGGCTGGACTGGGGCAGGCTTCGATGTCGATGGCAGAACCTGA
- the LOC102662912 gene encoding proteoglycan 4 — protein sequence MGKEWHRDGRSSKRGGGAQTEIPSGCMCAMFQVFDFHPFHFSIDQQQSSFKSRTPEDHTVPKGVEAPRSSLESETGTTVSSISKEENFKIPKNIRIKTRGSTRSRTESFSDFSSEIGASPGTKTPTLVARLMGLDLLPDAHSSSSPCLSTPNLHKPQQHIKIIKHRNSTGSNALPETPRMSSARRSDVEHRQSLQINKENNTVPYEDSESPRFSFSKRKYDENNFRSPSHYARQIVKQIKESVSRKVGLDITNTVKNREQGREESVGQFKFKKKSKTSVNESSPVKHSNSSYSPRLNRFIDTKHKPSTTTQSPTTPKNQNIHILKPPSTTTPKNLNTHSVLKPPSPPPVVNIETQLSRVSTKPKPQASPEKEVHNQKSVTKGKNTGSGKLSSRVNKPPQTSIRNKQEESFITRPPSATKANDIKTKSKRTHPLSSNLLNNLNTVPNLLPVKTGPSPQKQSQPQVRDDDARDERRSAQLFSSSRPTYKQEAPRSHPPRGATTSSDDDKLHGTSATTTGADDDEGPEYQYITSILTRSTTTGPHNSNSATALIPHLQFQWFSPTHPLDPSVFHCLEHYPTSNSFVSFPGDNKDCIFQRKQHLGPRCNRRLLFDLVDELLSEILVRPRRYREALLETTVWERVRRFPRAKCEVLEDIDALIEMEEMREEEKEEVEGLVKEIERSMFEMLVDETFTVMVGGVDKYVEDDVV from the exons TTGGAGTCAGAAACTGGTACTACAGTGTCATCAATCTCAAAagaggaaaattttaaaatacca AAGAACATTCGAATCAAAACAAGAGGGAGCACAAGATCAAGAACAGAaagttttagtgatttttccTCAGAAATCGGTGCCTCTCCAGGGACCAAGACACCAACTTTGGTTGCAAGATTGATGGGTCTTGATCTTCTTCCCGATGCACATTCCTCTTCTTCCCCATGCCTTTCCACTCCAAACCTTCacaaaccacagcaacacatcaaaataatcaaacatagAAACAGCACTGGCAGTAACGCCTTGCCTGAGACTCCTAGAATGTCCTCTGCAAGAAGATCAGATGTTGAGCATAGACAATCTCTCCAAATCAACAAGGAGAACAACACAGTCCCCTATGAGGATTCTGAGTCTCCtcggttttcattttcaaagagGAAATATGATGAGAACAATTTCAGGAGTCCAAGCCACTATGCCAGGCAAATTGTGAAACAGATTAAAGAAAGTGTGAGCAGGAAGGTTGGACTAGACATCACCAACACTGTCAAGAACAGAGAACAAGGAAGAGAAGAATCTGTAGgccaattcaaattcaagaaaaaatctaaaactTCAGTGAATGAATCCAGCCCTGTAAAACACTCAAACTCATCTTACTCCCCAAGGCTCAACAGATTCATTGATACCAAACACAAACCAAGCACTACAACACAATCACCAACTACtccaaaaaatcaaaacatacacATACTAAAACCACCATCAACAACTACTCCAAAAAATCTAAACACGCACTCAGTACTAAAACCACCATCACCTCCTCCTGTTGTCAACATTGAAACACAGCTTTCAAGAGTTTCTACAAAGCCAAAGCCTCAAGCATCGCCTGAGAAAGAGGTGCATAACCAAAAATCAGTAACAAAAGGCAAGAACACTGGCAGTGGAAAGTTGAGTTCCCGGGTCAACAAGCCTCCACAGACATCAATCAGAAACAAGCAAGAAGAGTCATTTATTACTCGTCCTCCATCAGCCACTAAAGCAAATGACATCAAAACCAAAAGCAAGAGAACTCATCCACTTTCAAGCAATCTTCTTAATAACCTCAACACGGTTCCAAATCTTCTCCCTGTCAAGACAGGACCTTCTCCTCAAAAACAG tcacagCCGCAGGTACGTGATGATGATGCTCGAGATGAAAGACGCAGCGCACAGTTATTTAGTAGTTCGCGCCCGACGTACAAACAAGAAGCGCCACGATCACACCCACCCCGAGGAGCAACCACCAGCAGCGATGACGACAAACTTCACGGCACCTCCGCCACCACCACCGGCGCAGACGACGACGAAGGACCAGAATATCAGTACATTACAAGCATTCTAACTCGTAGTACCACCACTGGACCCCACAACAGCAACAGCGCTACAGCACTAATACCCCACCTCCAGTTTCAGTGGTTCTCTCCGACACACCCCTTGGACCCTTCCGTTTTTCACTGTCTCGAGCACTACCCAACATCCAATTCCTTTGTTTCCTTCCCCGGCGACAACAAAGATTGCATCTTTCAGCGGAAACAGCATCTGGGTCCGCGCTGCAACCGTAGATTGCTGTTCGATTTGGTCGACGAGTTGCTGTCGGAGATTCTGGTTCGGCCGAGGCGTTACAGAGAGGCGTTGTTGGAGACGACGGTGTGGGAGAGGGTTCGGAGATTCCCACGTGCGAAGTGTGAGGTTTTGGAGGATATTGATGCGTTGATTGAGATGGAGGAGATGAgggaggaagagaaagaggaagTGGAAGGGTTGGTGAAAGAGATTGAAAGGAGCATGTTTGAGATGTTGGTGGATGAAACGTTTACCGTTATGGTTGGTGGCGTGGATAAATACGTAGAGGACGACGTCGTTTGA
- the LOC100818404 gene encoding probable fructokinase-7 produces MVWYHTRAYNHSFKQNNTNLHAFINQTPTDFSLHSVHCVPSLLFLSSLYKVLLTPTKTHSCLFLLLPALHLQYSVFLVSIQSHTSIALMAHFTSSGKSDDLTKEDCKGQSALVVCFGEILIDFVPTVGGVSLAEAPAFKKAPGGAPANVAVGISRLGGSSAFVGKVGADEFGYMLADILKQNDVETSGMKFDPNARTALAFVTLRADGEREFLFFRNPSADMLLQESELDKNLIKKAKIFHYGSISLIDEPCKSAHLAAMRFAKESGCILSYDPNLRLALWPSAEAARDGIMSIWDQADVIKISEDEITFLTGGDDPYDDNVVLKKLFHPNLKLLIVTEGSEGCRYYTKEFKGRVAGVKVKPVDTTGAGDAFVSGIIYSLASDQSLFQNEEHLRKALHFANVCGAITVTERGAIPALPTKEAVLQFAAT; encoded by the exons ATGGTCTGGTACCACACCAGAGCATATAACCATTCTTTCAAACAGAACAATACAAATCTCCATGCTTTTATAAATCAAACTCCAACCGATTTCTCTCTTCATTCAGTTCATTGCGTTCcctctcttctcttcctctcttcTCTATATAAAGTACTATTAACTCCCACTAAAACCCATTCctgtctttttcttcttcttccggcTCTGCATTTGCAATACTCTGTTTTCTTGGTTTCAATTCAATCACACACCTCCATTGCCCTCATGGCTCACTTTACCTCCTCAG GTAAATCAGACGATCTCACAAAAGAAGACTGTAAGGGACAAAGTGCACTTGTTGTTTGCTTTGGtgaaattttaatagattttgtGCCAACAGTGGGTGGAGTGTCACTAGCTGAAGCACCCGCTTTCAAGAAAGCTCCTGGTGGTGCTCCTGCCAACGTGGCTGTTGGAATATCTAGGCTTGGGGGGTCATCTGCCTTTGTAGGCAAG GTTGGAGCAGATGAATTTGGGTATATGTTGGCTGATATTTTAAAGCAGAACGATGTTGAGACATCTGGCATGAAGTTTGACCCTAATGCAAGAACTGCGTTAGCTTTTGTTACACTTAGAGCTGATGGTGAGCGTGAGTTCTTGTTTTTCCGAAATCCTAGTGCTGATATGCTACTTCAAGAGTCCGAGCTTGATAAAAATCTCATAAAGAAG GCTAAAATTTTCCATTATGGTTCCATCAGCTTGATTGATGAGCCATGCAAGTCTGCTCATCTTGCTGCTATGAGATTTGCTAAAGAATCTGGTTGCATTCTTTCGTATGATCCAAATTTGAGATTGGCACTATGGCCATCTGCTGAGGCTGCTCGGGATGGCATAATGAGTATATGGGATCAAGCCGATGTCATAAAG ATAAGTGAGGATGAGATTACATTTTTGACTGGTGGTGATGATCCTTATGATGATAATGTTGTATTAAAGAAGCTTTTTCATCCCAATCTCAAGCTTTTAATAGTTACTGAAGGCTCAGAAGGTTGTAGATATTACACCAAG GAATTTAAGGGCAGGGTTGCTGGTGTTAAAGTTAAACCTGTTGACACAACTGGTGCTGGTGATGCATTTGTTAGTGGGATTATCTATAGCTTAGCTTCTGACCAAAGTCTTTTCCAG AATGAGGAGCATCTCCGAAAAGCTCTACATTTTGCCAATGTATGTGGTGCCATCACGGTAACAGAGAGAGGGGCAATTCCTGCATTACCTACAAAAGAAGCTGTTCTTCAATTCGCTGCAACATAA